The genomic stretch agaaatgataagttctactagcataaacctttaattgtaactcattttaaaaatattcatgttttttatattattcaatttattattcaaaagtataattattatttcctttattgttgtttttcgcattaagaaactaattcggcttacgaaactgaaaaatcccactGGAAAAAAaccccatgggagaaaaaatcccatgggagaaaaaaatcccatgggatttaaaaatcccatgggttttttggtttttttaaacacgactaaacgcattaaaatatcgtagttgttcatcatttcataaaaaatgatgtttctgaaagtttcatgaataaatctctcaaaataagaaaaaaatcccatgggatttttttctcccattttaaaatgggatttttttattactatatatttttatatataattggcataaaaccaatatacagtccttaaataacgttaaaatacttgcaaacgcaaataaaacacgttttttaaaatgttcaaaatcccatgggatttttctcccatttgcaaataatgggagaaaaaaaatcccatgggagaaaaaatcccatgggaaaatcgaaaatcccatgggaaaatgcaaaaatcccatgggaaccccaactttgcttataaatttcatagtgaaaaaaacgcgttttttgagtgaaaataaccaattattaatcaacgataagacttttatcgcatactatgtctcaaagtagcaaatctttaagaaaaatggtacttaagtttgcgaaatttcggtttcgcaaagtttttccggtggccgttttacatgtattccaataaatgtaatgtaggaaatgtaatgttttgaattggctaactgtcaacaagttggcaaaattaattgtcggttaattataggtgtaagtctttgataggcatatagaacgttttgccgttgaataaaagtaatgtaggagcgactgtccgagttgacaaaataatgtagaagcgattgtccgagttggcaaaataatataggagctactgtccgccctatcaaaacattgtaggagcgaatgtccgccctgtcaaatttagcgttagctaaagaaacttcagcgtacagtttatatagtattgacatatctgtacgctgaagccaaccctgtatcgaaagtcaaccagagtcgtgacagatttatgtcacgctataaatcaaagacagtatgttttcttggatacattccttcatatattggtgaatgaatataaattactgcatcagggcatattttaagattcaaatgttttaaatgcatcttacaatagatgaaaataactctcatcagcctgaaagtcataattttgcaccattgtcgctttgtcatgtgacgagttttcatttggattctttcggatcgaccttgacattttttgctggaattgtaaacattactttcgttttctgaaatttattatttgtgattaacaagttacgtctggtggatttaaacactgatttcaaagtgaatttgataattttgaatattttgtacattgattttgtatttacactacaatttgtttacaaaacaagcaagaataattataaaaaaaaacgggaaatgtctttctgaatttgtaaacaattgagcacatggtttgttactaaaaatagaaataacatcatatgaccgtgaaatctcgggagattcgcatttcaatcatgtgtgtcacgtcgctgtttttctcgatagaccagttgaatgttattgtttacattcgggattttccgcgcatgcgcactggctggttggcaaaaaacactggttacagtaacgtaaaacatgtatacatgtcgtttgtttagtcaataaaacgatacaaaaatccgaaataaacttaaaaactcttacataatagtgcaaaaatataatatttagtaccaataaatgtattttcataaatataattacctctgtataaaaatacgaattaataatattaatacaacagactaaaaactggcaatccaacaaaacaacacaataaatattctttcctattctttgtgattgtaagattttggtaaattatatttcaaagataataacacatacattaattcgATTATAACTATGAGTGgtgcagatattgttattgttcataagcgagcgaaggtgcaagaggggcatttaatcaattataaaacgaagccctaaaagcggaatacattacaatttataaacattgtagtaattttattttacatggaatgaattaccatttcgtttccatcgaatgacaatatcataaagtttagcatacatatgaaaaacaagaattgcatattaagcaaattaaactgtctttgcatgcactctctttactggtggtaaggagtgataacaatctagcattttatgataaatatatctatatatttattattattaatttattttacgcaagtattttttacccttttgttgtttgcttgttttcatgtcatttcgtacactacagaaacgtacaatcttaacatgaatagccgagtttacatttgcctgtactcgttaaatacgttaattgtgtagcaatgaaattgcacaatatttttaatttatacttattaacactctattattatgatgaaacaggctaatatatacatacactaattcctgttaatccatttcggacaaatatcttcattttttaatatgttcaaatattttattaaagcaactgtttcgtattttggctttacaattttgctttgataatcgctcaatatgccaagagatgacatggaggtatcataaatgatgtttaatgaccagacacttgtatgccacatgtggtttatgcaggggccaagaataggtccctggatttatcacaccatgtgttctttgtaattgtttggacagtatccgatcataacgagataatcgctttatgatgaacaaaggtgcaataaaacaccgggttaaaaacgctgaaacaaagagtgtcaaaattggtgtgaataattaaataaaaacaattacatttatcaagagaatttatttaatgtgtaacaaggcaagtttttacaggcatgttcaaatcagttactatatgttgcgtacataaagtcgatctatttgctgtttgtttacatccttatgtttgttcgttcattaaatttgttttattctgaaaaaatttcaatatcagagaattttttatctaaaaaatggtcgcgaagatgtgccaagtagagatttttatggtaactgcataccgcgcacgtatattgtgttccattccagatttcgtttatagtaaaaacaaataataacaacaatataatcgttccaaaaatgcatttccttgcatgcttatgtttaattcagacatagttagtaaaattatatttgatatagtgcatgattatcaataaaaacgattattatttcaactttctctatatgcgcttatatgaatttcacctctttttgccaaccagtgggcggagtgtaatatttgcaggtgcgcgtgacttcactcgtcaactggtctatatgttagagcagaaaagataaatgttaaatgtttaagatagtattttgtaaaaaaacatctcagttaaatgtgaaaaatgtcaagctttccaataaagacataaagtagctgatttgggccaataactgcttttacaagctgttttggaccggtctttgttaactgtcaacttttcgtatattcctggttgactttcctactggggttggtccataactttaatgtcGCGCCATTCAAAAATCatagaaagcgaattttaaagttattgaagccagaactaatttagcgtaggagTGATTGTTTGTGGAAGCGTTTGTCCGGATAccttatcaaactgatgtaaaagaagtcttaaaccatttattgcttttccccagaacaactttattacgctactgatccggtaatagtaacatgactgtacCACTAAGGCTAATCCAACTTGTGTGGTtaaagattctgttcttttataatttatttccccagtctaaccattgcagtcagcctaaaacatatattgaacttgtatcgcatggaaatgatctTATGCTACAATCATGCTTGCTTTCATGAATGTCACTATATCTGCATTCGTGTAAGTACCTATTATCGAACAGAACCTGATATCGGACGGTTTGTTTTGGTTCtatatgcgcatgcgcaaaagtgcgcatgacgtcacatccaTAAACAAATGGTCATTTATGAAGTCCGTGACCTACTTGTCCACTAAGCTTgcaacaaatgcgccgaaaacaggtaaaagaaatgcatttattgttatttacacggttttatgtattttttgctattactttttgaatgcatttatcaaaacgtgcatttacacaccaaaaagcgtATTTCCATTTGCAATTTTGGTTGCAGCAGACGTAGATTTTTTCgtcgagtccgggtcacgtgacagtcatgtgatagtcatgtgactttgttttattatcgcTCTTAGAGCTACAGCACAGTTCCGAAAAAATATTCCAGCTTTTCTTTCTTGACAATTGATCATCATAAAgttaagtttgtttttcttttttttcagtctAATCCTAAGAAGATAATTAAACACAGAGGTCTTTACTCACCAACAGCTCTTCACAATGCATACCTTAAAGTAAAAGACAGTGGCTTGCCAGTAAGAACTGTTGCAAAACAGTATGGTGTTCCTCATACTACACTATGGGACCGTGTGAAAGGGGTTATTGACCCTGAATGCCTCAAACCCGGACCAGCTCCACTCTTCTCTCAGGAAGAAGAGGTCAAACTAGTTGACCATGTCAAGACAATGGCTGCCCTTGGGTATGGTTATACCATCAGTGAAGTTGTAGCAAGTGCTACAAACTATGCAGTGTTCCTTGGTAAAAGGCCAAATGATAAACCTttgtctgtgaaatggtttaaggGTTTCCAGCAGCGATGGCCTGAGTTGCGAGTTGTTCGTCCGAGGGCACTGTCCAACTACAGAGCTGAAGCCACATCAGAGGCCAATGTTCATGAATATTTCAACAATTTGATGAgcgttgttgaaaaacatgacctccACAACAAACCTGAGTGTGTCTATAACATTGACGAAAAAGGTATCCAAACAGAGCATACCCCACCATTCATAATAAGTGGCACATTGAAGGCACCAGCAGTTACTTCGTCAAGGTCCTGCGTTACAACAATAATTGGATGTGGAAACGCATTAGGCACACAGCTTCCaccattctttgttttcaaagggAAACGCCTGAATGCAGATCTGTTACAAAGGTCTACACAAGGGTCATCAGGGTGTATGTCTGACAGTGGCTGGTCAAATTCAGCTGTGTTTTTACACTACATGGACACCCATTTCCTCAGATATGTGCAAAGAGTGGACAAGTCACAGCCTATCCTTGTTCTGCTTGATGGTCATAAAAGCCACATAAATGTTCCAGTGCTGGATTGGGCAAAGAAGAATAACATTATTCTATTCATCTTACCGGCCCACACAAGCCATGTCCTTCAACCCCTTGATGTGGGTTGTTTTGGACCCCTTCAAAAAATCTACAACTCCATGTGTCACAGATTTATCAGAGAAAATCCCTCTACAAAAATAACAAGGTACAATGTTGCTCCTCTTGGATCTGCTGCATACGTAGCAGCATTGTCTGTGGAAAATCTTCGATCTGCCTTCAAGAAATCAGGTGTTTTTCCTGTTGACGAGTCAGCTGTTAGCAAGGAGCATTTTACCACTTCGCTACCATATGTTGCTGAACCATCTGTTcctgaaatcaacaaaaacatgcatgaaagAAATCCTGATGTTTTCTTCTATGAAGCAGAAGTTGTCATTAACAAAAAGAAAGAATTCAacaatgcaaagaaaaagaaTAACATTCTTGAATTTACATCTGGCAAAGAAATAACAGATCCGATAATTGAACAGAAACTCAGGGAAAGAGCTGAAACAACAAATGAACAGAAAAACAAGCAACAAACTGAACAATCCAACAAACATTCGAAGCTTATGCCCACAAAAGAAACAGCTTCACAAACAAGGAAcaaacaactgaaaaaaaaacaatcaacaaaacaacacactTACCCAGAGCCTGGACCCTCCCATCTAAACACTGATGTTGAATCCtctgaagatgaagatgatgatgaaacttGTTGTGTATGCAGCCTCTTTCAGCCAAAAGAACTTGCTAACTGCGTATCATTGATATTTGTAAAGTGGGCCAAGTGTGACTTTGATAACTGTAGCCACTGGGTGCACTTGCAGTTTTGCACAGCCACAAATGTTGTTAGGAGAAATGACCCGTTCTATTGTCCTTGCCACAATATTGCAGAGGAATAGACTTGTGTTTTTGTGTTCAAAGCTACATGCTTttctaattttgttaattttcatgtttcaaaaaaaaatgttcagtttcatgtttgtttatattcactggagtagtatttatgaactgttcggtaataggtcatgtttacatcggccgccattttgttttgtctgctagaggtgacaataaacaaggaatcattgttatgaattcttgacggatatttgcttgaaaattttacagataagttatttaatgattgaactgttagttatttgttaaaacaaattgtttttgttattttaagtgtttgcaaatttaacttaatttcttaggtgttcgataactggttcgtccaccataaatgcagattataggttacatttgtttgtttgcggtaacaaggttgtcacctaaattcgtgccacggctttacatgtttgaaatatgttttcattgtcagcaaACACTTCAGAAACAGTGTCCTAATTattggttgcagtttcagtttaaattcagtcatttgcagaataattttaataaccaaaaatataaataaacctaataaatattatcgcAACTTACCTCTTTAAGTTTAACCgcgaaaattggcaatttttattacagagttgtcgttcgttgctatgctggttcccgtcaaatcactgcgccgaggttggtcaatctcatacgcagtggcctcccttattctagaaaaagacattaatgattggcgaatgcccaagggaagtaactgctgtgtggagtttgacctaatgtgtgctaatgggagatataggcccgacaattcgagtaaaataacatatgcaaatttgaatttgaaaatagtgatgAGAATGTTAAGCAGCAGttttttaagtgggtcttcaactgtcgggtccaagggcccgataatcgactttgggacccgacaatcgactaaagacccaacaatacggcggtagaatggacgtttgacccaccattttacccaatctgaaactatatatatatatatatatatatatatatatatatatatacggagaCACGTGCAAAAAGTGATAGGGACGCGATTTTATCATAGAGACAATAGCATGTAGGGGTAAGAATACACATTTACGAGCATGTATAATGATTGATGAGTATGGACATAACCTCACCATAGTTACATGAGAATTGATGGAAAAGGTCAAGACTTTACCAAACTGATATGAGCATGGGTGAATAGGGTATGACTTGACCATAATAGCTTACTTATTACGGAGTAGGGGACACGATAAAACCATGATAACCTGAAGTTTGACGCGGATAGACACACGAATCATACAAGATGGCAATAAAATGACTAAGATAGCAGTTCGATTTTACACGTTTGCAATAACAATGACGGGATAGGACCGCAAATTGGTATTTGTGTGAGGTGTTCTATTTGTTAGtttatgaattaaattaaatgaattaaattatgACTTGACGGATTTGCAAAATGCTTACTTTACAAACATATGTCATATAACTTATAAAGACATGAATggatttatttattcaaacaacGAACTTTACCCTCCTGAGTCAGAACAATGTTAAAAAATATCGATACATTTATGGATAATCATCAATGAAATCCGTAACCTAACTGCGTGACGTTTTACGTCGATAAAAAGTGCATAACTAACAAATCGTTTAAAATAAGAGTAATGTAAAATGAACCAGTTGCCCATTGCTATTCAATAAGCTGTAAATTTTAAAGGTCCCGCCATCCAATAACTGGGAAGACAAActgttatattcaatatttttttactaatataattattaagaatatttcaaaTAGTATATATTGTTAGTAAACTCATTTACAAGCGTTTCTGAAAAATGTGATCTAgttacatttaaattgtataatcatcattttatttaatttataaaatatattgtattttctaTTAATCGAATTTAAATGTATAATgtagattttattaatatttgaatgcaatcttattgtatgtttgtattgcATTATTAATGTAATTCAATTCATTTTCATGATTTATATGTTTAAGTATGTGTATTCCGTTggatttatataattaatacgtTGTTattaattccccccccccccccgtttactcgtataatttagattttattataattcaaattagtagcataaataaaaacattattctgAGTCATCACTGTCAGtaacttttcattttaatggtaagagtcattaaatgctttaacatATGCACCGCGAAGAAACTAGTCACATTCTTTATTGCAAGTAACATATGTAGTTCCATTTGCCTATGCTTAGCGAAACATTACATATCATTTAAAACGTTTTAACCAGAAACACAAGTTGCTTTCAAAATCACAATAACTGATTCAAACGTATCCTTCAACTTGTTCTTCAAACATGATTGTATCGTTTATCAATATTGCTATCATAACTAATGTAAAACACTGCTGATAAAATGGTTTTAAAGGTACTAACAAACTAACGCGACACACTGACACACTTATTTAAAGATGCCAATGTAGTGAAAAGGATGAATACGCAACcgcttgttgtgtttttttttataataactttCAAGCATACAACTATATTTGTTCTTAATGAAAATGCACAGTTTGTATCTTAGCTAGTTTAACACATTCGGTGTCACACGATTAGTTTCGTATTTATTACGTCTTGTTTATTAGTGATTTAAACCAACGCGGTGTTAATCTTCATATTCCATCACACACTATATTTTTTACAACATGACTCGTCTTTATATAGCTGTGCACGTCATGCCGAAATTGAAGAATGTGTAATGC from Dreissena polymorpha isolate Duluth1 chromosome 10, UMN_Dpol_1.0, whole genome shotgun sequence encodes the following:
- the LOC127847521 gene encoding uncharacterized protein LOC127847521 — translated: MRRKQSNPKKIIKHRGLYSPTALHNAYLKVKDSGLPVRTVAKQYGVPHTTLWDRVKGVIDPECLKPGPAPLFSQEEEVKLVDHVKTMAALGYGYTISEVVASATNYAVFLGKRPNDKPLSVKWFKGFQQRWPELRVVRPRALSNYRAEATSEANVHEYFNNLMSVVEKHDLHNKPECVYNIDEKGIQTEHTPPFIISGTLKAPAVTSSRSCVTTIIGCGNALGTQLPPFFVFKGKRLNADLLQRSTQGSSGCMSDSGWSNSAVFLHYMDTHFLRYVQRVDKSQPILVLLDGHKSHINVPVLDWAKKNNIILFILPAHTSHVLQPLDVGCFGPLQKIYNSMCHRFIRENPSTKITRYNVAPLGSAAYVAALSVENLRSAFKKSGVFPVDESAVSKEHFTTSLPYVAEPSVPEINKNMHERNPDVFFYEAEVVINKKKEFNNAKKKNNILEFTSGKEITDPIIEQKLRERAETTNEQKNKQQTEQSNKHSKLMPTKETASQTRNKQLKKKQSTKQHTYPEPGPSHLNTDVESSEDEDDDETCCVCSLFQPKELANCVSLIFVKWAKCDFDNCSHWVHLQFCTATNVVRRNDPFYCPCHNIAEE